A window from Sinanaerobacter sp. ZZT-01 encodes these proteins:
- the rbsD gene encoding D-ribose pyranase, whose amino-acid sequence MKKTKLLQSDISYLIARMRHKDRLVIGDAGLPVSDKVQQIDLAVSEGVPDFLTVLEAVLSEQKIEKVIMAEEFAHVSPQLHQKVIDLLFAMEQKEETELGVVYIPHETFKEETQRCVGAIRTGEFTPYANIILISGVVF is encoded by the coding sequence ATGAAAAAAACAAAGCTGCTGCAATCAGATATTTCTTATCTGATTGCAAGAATGCGGCACAAAGATCGGCTTGTAATCGGTGATGCTGGTCTTCCCGTTTCAGATAAGGTTCAGCAGATTGATCTAGCGGTTTCGGAGGGAGTACCAGACTTTTTGACAGTTTTAGAAGCTGTCTTGTCAGAGCAGAAGATTGAAAAGGTAATTATGGCAGAAGAATTTGCACACGTTAGTCCGCAGCTGCATCAGAAAGTCATTGATCTGCTGTTTGCAATGGAGCAAAAAGAAGAGACAGAATTGGGTGTGGTATATATTCCTCACGAGACATTTAAAGAAGAAACACAAAGATGTGTAGGTGCCATAAGAACAGGAGAATTTACTCCTTATGCAAACATTATATTGATTTCTGGTGTTGTATTTTAA